A window from Sphingobacterium hotanense encodes these proteins:
- a CDS encoding copper resistance protein NlpE: protein MQKLSYILIVVIGLIFAISCINNKTNVNQLLASEDNALKGIGLLGTYEGNLPCADCTMISTLLSLDKNKNYHLRYVYVGKSEEVFERTGKWKVDKDILSLENVDYNYKILDNQLNQLDLSGKEIKGDLAEKYTLMKIK, encoded by the coding sequence ATGCAAAAGTTATCTTACATATTGATCGTAGTCATTGGACTGATATTCGCCATTAGTTGTATAAACAACAAGACGAATGTCAATCAGTTGCTTGCGTCGGAAGATAACGCACTAAAGGGAATCGGACTGTTAGGAACCTATGAAGGCAACTTACCATGCGCCGATTGTACGATGATTAGTACATTGCTGAGTCTAGACAAAAATAAGAACTACCATTTACGCTATGTGTATGTTGGCAAGAGCGAGGAAGTATTTGAACGTACCGGAAAATGGAAAGTTGACAAGGATATCTTGTCGTTAGAGAATGTAGACTACAATTACAAGATTCTCGATAACCAATTGAATCAGCTGGATTTATCAGGGAAAGAGATCAAAGGCGATCTTGCTGAGAAATACACGTTGATGAAAATTAAGTAA
- a CDS encoding nucleoside permease: MSIKLRLTIMNFLQFFVWGAWLITIANYWFGTKQWDGTQFGAIFSTMGIASLFMPTLMGIIADRWVNAERLYIGLHFLYAVCLVYLAQVQDPGSFFNVMLLAMCCYMPTLALSNSIAYTALTQGNYDLIKAFPPIRVWGTVGFIAAMWITNLTGSKATEGQFYIAAGGSVLLSVYSFFNLPKCPPQHHLKENASLAQMLGLEAFKLFGNFKMAMFFIFSMFLGAALQLTNAYGDVFLDEFKFFPKWADSFVVEYSTIIMSISQISETLFILAIPFFLKRFGIKQVMLIAMVAWVLRFALFAYGDPSAGLWMIILSCIVYGMAFDFFNISGSLFVETTTNNQIRSSAQGLFMMMTNGFGAVLGSRVSGWVIDKYYTLSFNDTSSLAGFLDTTPDNQSLLNFIGSRGVEITNGVFDKVIQLKDWQHIWIAFALYTLVVAILFAILFRHKHQADTPVNH; this comes from the coding sequence ATGTCTATTAAACTTAGGTTGACCATAATGAACTTCCTGCAATTCTTTGTGTGGGGAGCCTGGTTAATCACTATTGCCAACTACTGGTTTGGCACTAAACAATGGGACGGAACACAATTTGGCGCTATCTTTTCAACCATGGGGATCGCATCGCTTTTTATGCCGACCCTAATGGGGATCATCGCCGATCGTTGGGTAAATGCAGAACGATTGTATATAGGTCTACACTTCCTCTATGCAGTCTGCTTGGTCTACCTCGCACAGGTGCAAGACCCCGGAAGCTTTTTTAATGTGATGCTCCTGGCCATGTGCTGTTACATGCCGACCCTCGCATTATCCAACTCCATCGCTTATACTGCACTTACGCAGGGCAATTACGACCTCATCAAAGCCTTCCCTCCTATCCGTGTTTGGGGAACCGTAGGCTTTATCGCAGCCATGTGGATCACCAACCTGACGGGCAGCAAAGCTACCGAAGGCCAATTCTATATCGCCGCAGGTGGATCCGTCCTCCTCAGCGTCTATTCCTTTTTCAACCTACCTAAGTGTCCTCCGCAACATCATCTGAAAGAAAATGCTAGTCTAGCGCAAATGCTGGGCCTGGAAGCCTTTAAATTGTTTGGCAATTTTAAAATGGCTATGTTCTTTATCTTTTCGATGTTCCTGGGTGCGGCCTTACAATTGACCAACGCATATGGCGATGTATTCTTAGATGAATTTAAGTTCTTCCCGAAATGGGCGGACTCTTTCGTTGTCGAATATTCCACCATCATCATGTCGATCTCGCAGATATCCGAAACCTTATTTATCCTCGCTATTCCTTTCTTCCTGAAAAGATTTGGTATCAAGCAGGTCATGCTAATTGCAATGGTCGCTTGGGTATTGCGTTTCGCATTGTTTGCCTACGGAGATCCATCCGCCGGATTATGGATGATTATCCTTTCCTGTATCGTCTACGGTATGGCATTTGACTTTTTCAATATCTCCGGATCCCTATTTGTCGAGACCACGACAAACAACCAGATTCGCTCATCAGCGCAAGGCTTATTTATGATGATGACCAATGGTTTTGGCGCTGTACTAGGTTCTCGTGTTTCCGGATGGGTTATCGATAAGTACTATACGCTATCTTTCAACGATACGAGCTCGCTGGCGGGCTTTTTGGACACCACGCCAGACAATCAGTCTTTGTTGAATTTTATTGGCTCTCGCGGCGTAGAAATAACAAATGGCGTATTTGATAAAGTAATCCAACTAAAAGATTGGCAACATATCTGGATTGCTTTTGCACTATACACGCTTGTTGTAGCAATTTTGTTCGCTATTCTCTTCAGACATAAACATCAAGCAGATACACCTGTTAACCACTAA
- a CDS encoding ABC transporter permease has product MNIFQLVWKNITQQWGSTLLSIILTAFGVAILVSIYITSDTFEKQLDNNSKQVDLVVGAKGSPLQLILSTLYHIDNPTGNIKLAEAEKLKENPFIETAVPISLGDNFKGHRIIGTDTSYMGLYELSLAEGKLWAKSFEIVLGSETARKHQLKLGDQIHSAHGLAENAHVHDEHPFTVVGILKPSGSVVDNLILCDLQSVWDVHGISHDDHEHEHDHEGHNHAHDDHDHDHDHADHQHEEHANSAAANAEAHDHEGHDHEGHDHEGHNHDAHEHQHAAVSPADAKQAANSEQTDSIVSERPRDNVFVKSIAEDVVQDHSLEITALLVKYSSPAAIGVVPKMINQSTSMQAASPALETARLFSLLGVGIDSLEILAYVIMIIAGLSVFISLYNALKDRKYDLAIMRALGASKVKLFALLLVEGLVITTIGGLLGLLFGHLGLYFISTQTSQSADIIQAFSIYSKEWLILLTACLIGVIASVIPAIKAYNTTISTILGNK; this is encoded by the coding sequence ATGAATATATTTCAACTAGTCTGGAAGAATATCACACAGCAATGGGGGTCGACCCTCTTGAGTATTATTTTAACGGCCTTCGGTGTAGCGATATTGGTCAGTATATATATTACAAGCGATACGTTTGAAAAACAATTAGATAATAATAGTAAGCAAGTTGATTTGGTAGTCGGCGCGAAAGGAAGCCCGCTACAATTAATCTTGAGCACCTTATATCATATCGATAACCCAACGGGGAATATCAAGCTTGCGGAAGCCGAGAAATTGAAAGAGAACCCGTTCATCGAAACTGCTGTGCCGATTTCCTTAGGTGATAACTTTAAGGGGCATCGCATTATCGGAACGGACACCAGCTACATGGGGCTTTACGAGCTTTCGTTAGCAGAAGGCAAACTATGGGCAAAGAGCTTCGAAATCGTATTGGGGAGCGAAACTGCGCGCAAGCATCAGCTGAAGCTGGGGGATCAAATTCATAGTGCACATGGTTTGGCAGAGAATGCGCATGTGCATGACGAGCATCCTTTTACGGTGGTCGGTATCTTAAAACCCTCCGGATCTGTTGTTGATAATTTGATTCTTTGCGACTTGCAAAGTGTTTGGGACGTGCATGGCATCAGTCATGATGATCATGAGCATGAGCATGACCACGAAGGTCACAACCATGCGCATGATGACCACGACCATGATCACGACCATGCAGATCATCAGCATGAAGAACATGCAAATAGCGCGGCGGCTAACGCTGAAGCACACGATCACGAGGGGCATGACCATGAAGGACATGATCACGAAGGTCATAATCATGATGCACATGAGCACCAACATGCTGCAGTAAGCCCTGCAGATGCAAAACAAGCAGCAAACAGCGAGCAGACGGATAGCATTGTTTCCGAGCGCCCGAGAGATAATGTCTTCGTTAAAAGCATTGCCGAGGATGTAGTTCAGGATCATAGCTTGGAGATTACCGCATTATTGGTGAAATACAGCTCACCGGCGGCTATTGGCGTGGTACCTAAGATGATCAATCAATCGACGAGTATGCAGGCAGCATCCCCCGCATTGGAAACGGCAAGGTTGTTTTCTCTATTAGGCGTGGGTATTGACTCTCTAGAGATATTGGCGTATGTAATTATGATTATCGCCGGTTTAAGCGTATTCATCAGCTTGTACAATGCGTTGAAAGATAGAAAATACGATTTGGCTATTATGCGAGCATTGGGAGCCTCGAAAGTTAAACTATTCGCCTTGCTTTTGGTCGAAGGATTGGTGATCACCACGATTGGTGGATTGCTGGGATTGCTATTCGGACATTTAGGCTTGTATTTTATCAGTACGCAGACGAGCCAAAGTGCAGATATCATCCAAGCGTTTAGTATTTATAGCAAGGAATGGTTAATTTTGCTGACTGCATGTCTAATCGGCGT
- a CDS encoding electron transfer flavoprotein subunit beta/FixA family protein — protein MKILVCISNVPDTTSKITFTNDNTVFNTAGVQYIINPYDEIALSKAVELAEGGKGTVTVINVGDAATEPTIRKALAIGADDAVRVNAQPRDAWFVANQIANYAKGQGFDLILTGRESIDYNGAQVAALLGELLDLPSISIAKKVDIQGNEATIDREIEGGKEVLSVSLPVVIGTAEGVAEPKIPNMRGIMGARTKPLQVVEPIEVAELASIARYESPAPRGTVKLVEDVDQLVQLLHGEAKVI, from the coding sequence ATGAAGATATTAGTATGTATTAGTAATGTCCCAGATACGACATCGAAAATAACGTTTACCAATGATAACACCGTATTCAATACTGCGGGTGTACAGTACATCATCAACCCTTACGACGAAATCGCACTTTCTAAAGCTGTAGAGCTTGCTGAAGGCGGAAAAGGAACTGTAACGGTAATTAACGTAGGCGACGCTGCGACAGAACCTACCATCCGTAAAGCCCTTGCTATCGGTGCTGATGATGCAGTACGTGTGAATGCACAACCTCGCGATGCATGGTTTGTAGCAAATCAGATTGCAAACTACGCAAAAGGCCAAGGTTTTGATTTAATCCTGACGGGTCGCGAATCTATAGATTATAATGGTGCACAGGTAGCTGCTTTATTAGGAGAGCTATTAGACCTGCCATCGATTTCCATCGCGAAGAAAGTTGACATTCAAGGAAACGAAGCAACAATAGATCGCGAAATTGAGGGCGGTAAAGAAGTGTTATCTGTTTCGTTGCCAGTTGTTATCGGAACTGCAGAAGGCGTAGCGGAACCAAAGATCCCGAATATGCGTGGTATCATGGGCGCTCGCACCAAGCCGCTACAGGTAGTAGAACCTATTGAAGTGGCAGAACTTGCTTCGATTGCTCGTTATGAAAGCCCTGCTCCGCGCGGAACAGTGAAATTAGTAGAAGATGTTGATCAACTTGTTCAATTACTTCACGGAGAAGCTAAAGTTATCTAA
- a CDS encoding bifunctional nuclease family protein, with protein sequence MKKIKLDIVGLSYSQTQSGAYALVLGEVAGNRRLPVIIGGFEAQSIAVEIEKMTPSRPLTHDLFKAFADTFNIKLEEVLIYNLVDGIFFAKLICNDGDKTVEIDARTSDAVALAVRFESPIYTYDFIMNTAGIVIEGNDFAFLENIENVGSYKQTETTTPEPEPTPEPKEPVKNKPSPYASLTMEQLEKTLEKAIENEQYETAAKIRDEIEKRKS encoded by the coding sequence ATGAAGAAAATCAAGTTAGATATTGTAGGATTATCGTATAGCCAAACACAATCTGGAGCCTATGCGCTAGTGTTGGGGGAAGTAGCAGGAAACCGTAGACTACCTGTCATTATCGGAGGATTCGAAGCGCAGTCTATTGCGGTCGAAATCGAAAAAATGACGCCGAGCAGGCCATTGACACATGATTTATTCAAAGCTTTTGCTGATACATTCAACATTAAGTTGGAAGAAGTATTGATCTACAACCTCGTAGACGGAATATTTTTCGCTAAATTAATCTGCAATGATGGCGACAAGACCGTAGAGATAGATGCCCGCACTTCCGATGCTGTTGCATTAGCAGTACGCTTCGAAAGCCCGATCTATACCTATGATTTCATTATGAATACCGCCGGAATCGTGATCGAAGGCAATGATTTTGCATTCTTGGAGAATATCGAAAACGTAGGATCGTACAAACAAACAGAAACAACGACTCCCGAGCCTGAGCCAACGCCAGAACCAAAAGAGCCCGTAAAAAACAAACCCTCTCCGTATGCATCGCTCACGATGGAACAATTGGAGAAAACCCTAGAAAAAGCCATTGAGAACGAGCAGTACGAAACCGCAGCCAAAATCAGGGACGAAATTGAGAAACGAAAATCTTAA
- a CDS encoding cysteine desulfurase family protein gives MHVYFDNAATTALDKAVIDVMVQTMNDNFGNPSSIHAHGRETKTIVERARRTVAKLLNASPAEIFFTSGGTEADNMAIVRAIEAYGITHAISSPIEHHAVLHTLEEMQKDGKIQLDFLRLDQKGNIDLSHLEELLARNPRTFVSIMHANNELGNITDIQKVSEICEQYNAVFHSDTVQTMGHYVHDLSKLKIDFITAAAHKFHGPKGVGFLYINSRNKIKPLIHGGAQERNMRGGTENVYGIVGLAKAMEIAYEEMEAHQQQIQALKDYMKEQLLQHIPDITFNGETDANKSLYTVLNVSLPCTDMGDMLLFNLDIKGVSASGGSACSSGSDIGSHVLRGIGADPQRPSVRFSFCKFNTKEEVDFVVQVLKEICTKH, from the coding sequence ATGCACGTATATTTTGATAATGCCGCTACAACTGCTTTGGACAAAGCAGTAATCGACGTAATGGTACAAACAATGAACGACAACTTTGGAAACCCTTCTTCCATTCATGCGCATGGCAGAGAGACCAAAACAATCGTTGAAAGAGCTAGAAGAACTGTAGCTAAATTATTAAACGCATCACCGGCAGAAATATTCTTTACCTCTGGTGGAACGGAAGCAGACAACATGGCGATCGTTCGTGCGATTGAAGCCTACGGAATTACCCACGCCATTTCCTCACCTATTGAGCACCATGCCGTATTACATACGCTAGAAGAAATGCAGAAAGACGGAAAAATCCAATTGGATTTCCTACGTCTTGATCAGAAAGGAAATATCGATCTATCACATCTTGAAGAGTTATTAGCGAGAAACCCAAGAACCTTCGTATCGATTATGCATGCCAACAATGAACTTGGCAATATCACCGATATCCAGAAAGTAAGCGAAATCTGCGAACAATACAATGCTGTTTTCCATTCGGATACCGTGCAGACGATGGGACATTATGTACATGACCTATCGAAATTAAAAATCGACTTTATCACGGCTGCAGCACATAAGTTCCATGGTCCTAAGGGCGTTGGATTCTTATATATCAACAGCAGAAACAAAATAAAACCGTTGATCCACGGTGGTGCGCAGGAGCGCAATATGCGTGGTGGTACAGAAAATGTCTATGGCATCGTCGGCCTCGCCAAAGCAATGGAAATTGCATACGAAGAGATGGAAGCTCATCAGCAACAGATACAGGCATTGAAAGACTACATGAAAGAACAACTGCTGCAACACATTCCAGATATTACTTTCAACGGAGAGACGGATGCCAACAAATCGCTATACACTGTACTGAACGTTTCGCTTCCTTGCACTGATATGGGCGATATGTTGCTTTTCAACCTAGACATCAAAGGTGTATCCGCGTCAGGAGGTTCTGCATGCAGCTCCGGATCAGATATAGGTTCCCATGTATTACGAGGAATCGGAGCAGACCCACAACGTCCATCCGTACGCTTTTCGTTCTGTAAATTCAATACGAAAGAAGAAGTAGACTTCGTCGTGCAAGTGCTCAAGGAAATTTGCACCAAACACTAA
- a CDS encoding electron transfer flavoprotein subunit alpha/FixB family protein has protein sequence MAILVYIENTEGVLKKSAFEVASYAKAIADQKGDTVVALSIGNVADAELEKLGKYGVSKVLNASQDNLKNFVNKAYASIIASAAKQEQASIVVLSNSFSGKGLAPRVAAKLDAGLADGAINLPTWNGDSLEVKKTAFSNKAFATEVISSANKVIALNPNAFELKGAATSAEIVAFTPDVNANDFAVMVKDIVRATDKVSLPEAEIVVSAGRGMKGPENWAMIEELADVLGAATACSKPVSDAGWRPHSEHVGQTGIVVSPNLYIAIGISGAIQHLAGVSSSKTIVVINKDPEAPFFKVADYGIVGDAFEIVPKLTEAIKNLKHN, from the coding sequence ATGGCAATATTAGTTTATATAGAAAATACAGAAGGCGTTCTTAAAAAATCAGCATTTGAGGTTGCATCCTATGCAAAAGCAATTGCTGATCAAAAAGGAGATACCGTAGTCGCTCTTTCCATCGGAAATGTAGCAGATGCTGAATTAGAGAAATTAGGCAAATACGGCGTTTCTAAAGTATTGAACGCTAGTCAAGATAATTTAAAGAACTTCGTGAACAAAGCATATGCGTCGATAATCGCTTCAGCAGCGAAACAAGAGCAGGCTTCCATTGTTGTTCTTTCCAACTCGTTCAGCGGTAAAGGATTGGCACCGCGCGTAGCAGCAAAATTAGACGCAGGTCTGGCTGATGGCGCGATCAACCTACCGACATGGAACGGCGACAGTCTGGAAGTGAAGAAAACAGCCTTCTCGAACAAAGCATTTGCGACGGAGGTTATTTCTTCTGCAAATAAGGTAATCGCATTAAATCCAAATGCTTTCGAATTAAAAGGAGCAGCAACGAGTGCAGAAATTGTAGCCTTTACGCCAGACGTTAATGCGAACGACTTTGCAGTAATGGTAAAAGACATCGTACGTGCAACCGACAAAGTTTCTCTTCCAGAAGCAGAAATCGTTGTATCAGCAGGCCGCGGGATGAAAGGTCCGGAAAACTGGGCTATGATCGAGGAGCTAGCCGATGTATTAGGTGCTGCTACAGCATGTTCTAAACCAGTTTCTGATGCCGGATGGCGTCCGCACTCCGAGCACGTTGGACAAACCGGTATTGTGGTAAGCCCGAACCTATACATTGCTATCGGTATCTCTGGCGCTATCCAGCACTTGGCGGGCGTAAGCTCGTCTAAAACTATCGTCGTTATCAACAAAGATCCTGAAGCGCCATTCTTTAAAGTGGCAGACTACGGCATCGTGGGCGACGCGTTTGAGATCGTTCCTAAACTAACGGAAGCAATCAAAAACTTAAAACACAACTAG
- a CDS encoding ABC transporter ATP-binding protein, translating to MNDFVLHTESLSYQYPKGSKLIFENLNIPTQQHTLILGESGSGKSTLLNLIAGFSAPTTGKVYIQGQDIYQLQETNLDKFRAKNLGFIFQEAHLLKNLTVAENIKLAQSLAGFPVNESEVAALLEKLQLAALSNRKPNELSRGQVQRVAIARALINRPALLIADEPTASLDDKNTFLVIELIKALADEQGSTLIISTHDKRLKDEFNNNYQLSAL from the coding sequence ATGAACGATTTTGTGCTACACACAGAAAGTTTGTCCTATCAATATCCTAAAGGATCCAAACTTATATTTGAAAATCTTAATATCCCGACACAACAGCATACGCTTATCTTAGGCGAATCTGGCTCTGGAAAGTCCACACTATTGAACCTGATTGCAGGTTTTTCGGCACCCACAACGGGAAAAGTCTATATACAAGGCCAAGATATCTACCAATTACAAGAGACTAACTTGGATAAGTTCCGTGCGAAGAATCTAGGATTTATCTTTCAAGAGGCCCACTTATTAAAGAACCTGACTGTTGCAGAGAATATCAAGCTTGCTCAATCGCTTGCCGGCTTTCCCGTCAACGAGTCGGAAGTTGCTGCTTTATTAGAAAAGCTTCAATTAGCGGCATTATCTAATCGTAAGCCGAATGAGCTCAGCCGTGGGCAGGTGCAGCGTGTTGCAATCGCCAGAGCATTGATCAATAGGCCTGCGCTATTGATTGCCGACGAGCCGACGGCTTCTTTAGATGATAAGAACACCTTTTTGGTAATCGAGCTCATCAAAGCATTGGCTGACGAACAGGGTAGCACCCTGATTATCTCGACGCATGACAAAAGGTTAAAAGACGAATTCAATAATAACTATCAACTATCGGCATTATAA
- a CDS encoding tetratricopeptide repeat protein, with amino-acid sequence MEGRIAQLQEFLKESPNDPFLKYALTMEYVKLGEDGQALAGFEDLLSAHEDYVGTYYHFGKFLESKQEHDRAIEIYEKGMQIAQQKRNFHALGELRNAHLAATGLLDEDE; translated from the coding sequence ATGGAAGGAAGAATAGCCCAATTGCAAGAGTTTTTGAAGGAGAGTCCTAATGATCCTTTTTTAAAGTACGCCCTAACGATGGAATACGTAAAGTTAGGGGAGGATGGCCAAGCCTTAGCGGGCTTTGAAGATTTGCTTTCGGCACATGAGGATTACGTGGGTACCTACTACCACTTCGGAAAATTTTTAGAGTCGAAACAAGAACACGACCGCGCAATTGAAATTTATGAAAAAGGCATGCAGATAGCCCAGCAAAAGCGAAATTTCCATGCTTTGGGCGAATTGCGGAATGCTCATTTGGCGGCGACTGGTCTGCTCGACGAAGATGAATAA
- a CDS encoding TonB-dependent receptor, which yields MNCIKTLFTVMLLCVATLVANAQQVAYGVKGVVVDVENYEPLKGATITIANSQLGTTTNEKGEFYIPLPSNKPAEYLIRASIMGYDGQEITFTLSASDTEFVSFALKNKDAVIEEVVVTRRREKATELALLEERRKSNLMVESIGTQELSRKGVSDARAALTKMAGVSRQEGAKNVFVRGLGDRYNSSSLNGLPLPSEDPLYKNISLDFFSSDVIQSINVNKTFNPTIGGDVAGANVDIFTKEATGNSLEVAVSGGANSQTIGKDNFKRIDGTSWFGSLNGGSKHHINTLSDYSFKNSWVAKPIDNLINSNFKILGNRRFDLGGKTLSLFFTGGMDSKYRFAEGVVGAATTIGQVYQDQTYIRNQYNVSQNAMVNLRYAFDKGMLSFNSLYIHDQVQDFSEFFGHNANEVEGDREFARRQQINDNHISVSQILGKYEFNQNWSADVAVGFNYVVGNEPDRRVNSFLENGGKYRFNTNSAGSNERYFSDMTEKGIVSRAIVSYKLNNEDGLDRKIDFGYNGNITKRDFNATIFNHELLPPYGNDIDATNPDQYFNTGKLGSTFNLVTLRGKNDEFAFLPFYYNGNKNIHAAVANATYQFNADFTAMVGLRFEKVTQDVDFYTNVTQSEIIGPSKIDKSFLLPSVNLKYNLGEAMILRASGSKTYTLPQFIEIAPMRYAGQNNNTEGNSDLIPAETYNADLKWELYPEGGELISFGVFYKHIKNPIGRSTIPSGGNTLTFLNVGGSADVLGAEMEIKKDLIKTATANGENVLSAGLNVSYLHSKQKLENPLAQFTKESDKLEGASPLMVNADLTYKLNLNRVELMPTVVFNYFSDRVFSIGTRGFGNIMEKGVPTLDFNLRGTVNKKIGFSIKAENIINPYRELSMDFSNGAPKLMVERYKRGMDFSAGLSYKF from the coding sequence ATGAATTGTATTAAAACATTGTTTACGGTTATGCTATTATGTGTTGCGACGCTAGTTGCCAATGCACAACAAGTAGCATACGGTGTAAAAGGGGTTGTAGTTGACGTTGAAAACTACGAGCCATTAAAAGGGGCAACCATTACTATTGCCAACTCACAATTAGGAACAACGACCAATGAAAAAGGCGAGTTCTACATTCCACTACCGAGTAACAAACCTGCCGAATATCTTATTCGCGCAAGCATTATGGGGTACGACGGACAAGAGATTACATTTACCCTAAGTGCTTCAGACACAGAGTTTGTATCTTTCGCTTTAAAGAACAAGGATGCTGTCATTGAAGAAGTCGTGGTTACGAGACGCAGAGAGAAGGCTACAGAGCTTGCGCTTTTGGAGGAAAGACGCAAATCTAACCTAATGGTTGAGTCTATCGGAACACAAGAACTGTCTAGGAAAGGTGTGAGTGATGCGCGCGCAGCCCTTACCAAAATGGCAGGAGTATCAAGACAAGAGGGAGCTAAAAACGTATTCGTACGTGGACTAGGCGATCGTTACAATTCCTCATCACTGAACGGTTTACCATTACCTTCTGAGGACCCATTATATAAAAATATCTCTTTAGATTTCTTCAGTTCAGACGTTATCCAGAGCATCAATGTTAACAAAACGTTTAATCCAACAATCGGTGGTGATGTTGCGGGTGCAAATGTCGACATCTTTACAAAAGAAGCAACAGGAAATAGTTTAGAAGTTGCCGTATCGGGTGGTGCCAATTCCCAAACAATCGGAAAAGATAACTTTAAAAGAATTGATGGCACAAGCTGGTTCGGCTCTTTAAATGGAGGTTCAAAACACCATATCAATACATTGAGCGACTACTCATTCAAAAACAGTTGGGTTGCTAAACCAATTGATAATTTAATCAACTCTAACTTCAAAATCTTAGGAAATCGTCGTTTTGATCTAGGTGGAAAAACATTAAGCTTGTTCTTCACCGGAGGTATGGATTCTAAGTATAGATTTGCGGAAGGTGTTGTTGGAGCAGCAACGACTATCGGTCAAGTTTATCAGGATCAAACATACATCAGAAATCAATACAATGTATCGCAGAACGCGATGGTAAACCTTCGTTATGCTTTTGACAAAGGGATGCTAAGCTTTAACTCCTTATATATCCACGATCAGGTGCAAGATTTCTCCGAATTTTTTGGACACAACGCAAATGAAGTAGAAGGAGATCGTGAATTTGCAAGAAGACAGCAAATCAATGATAACCACATCTCGGTTTCTCAGATTTTAGGAAAATACGAGTTCAATCAAAATTGGAGTGCAGATGTCGCTGTTGGTTTCAACTATGTTGTCGGAAACGAACCGGATAGAAGAGTAAATAGTTTCTTAGAAAACGGCGGGAAGTACCGCTTCAATACCAATTCGGCAGGGAGCAACGAGCGCTATTTCTCCGATATGACAGAAAAAGGAATTGTAAGCCGTGCTATCGTGAGCTACAAATTGAATAACGAAGATGGATTGGATAGAAAAATCGATTTCGGTTACAACGGAAATATCACCAAAAGAGATTTCAATGCTACTATCTTCAATCATGAGCTTTTGCCTCCTTACGGTAATGACATCGACGCTACTAATCCTGACCAATACTTCAATACTGGAAAGCTAGGTAGCACTTTTAATCTGGTTACTTTAAGAGGTAAGAATGATGAGTTCGCTTTCCTTCCTTTCTACTACAACGGTAATAAGAACATTCACGCTGCTGTAGCTAACGCAACTTACCAATTCAATGCAGACTTTACAGCAATGGTAGGCTTAAGATTCGAGAAGGTGACGCAAGATGTTGACTTCTATACCAACGTGACGCAAAGTGAAATCATTGGCCCCTCGAAAATTGATAAATCATTCTTATTACCAAGTGTTAACTTGAAATATAACTTAGGTGAAGCGATGATTCTTCGCGCATCTGGTAGCAAAACATATACGTTGCCTCAATTTATTGAAATCGCGCCAATGCGTTACGCTGGACAAAATAACAATACGGAAGGTAATTCTGACTTGATCCCTGCAGAGACTTACAACGCAGACTTGAAGTGGGAATTATACCCGGAAGGTGGCGAGTTGATTTCTTTTGGTGTATTCTACAAGCACATTAAAAACCCTATTGGAAGATCTACCATTCCTTCGGGAGGTAATACCTTAACATTCCTGAACGTAGGTGGTTCTGCAGATGTATTAGGTGCCGAAATGGAAATCAAGAAAGACTTAATCAAAACTGCAACAGCAAACGGTGAAAATGTTCTATCTGCAGGCTTAAACGTATCTTACTTACACTCTAAACAAAAGTTAGAAAATCCATTAGCGCAATTTACGAAGGAATCGGACAAATTAGAAGGTGCTTCACCATTGATGGTCAATGCAGATTTAACGTATAAGTTAAACCTAAACCGCGTGGAATTGATGCCAACGGTTGTGTTCAATTACTTCTCAGATCGCGTTTTCTCAATCGGTACCAGAGGATTTGGTAACATCATGGAGAAAGGCGTACCGACCTTAGATTTCAATTTAAGAGGTACTGTAAACAAGAAGATTGGCTTCTCTATTAAAGCCGAAAACATCATTAACCCTTACCGCGAACTGTCTATGGACTTCTCGAACGGAGCTCCTAAATTGATGGTTGAGCGCTACAAGCGCGGTATGGATTTCAGCGCAGGTTTATCTTATAAGTTTTAA